The Stenotrophomonas sp. ASS1 genome segment TAGTGGCGCGGCATCAGGCTGGCCACCGATGGCGGCACCTGCAGGTAGAACCCGCGCTCGCTCATTTCGCTGCGGACCTTTTCCGGATCGGCCTGGGCCAGGCGGCGCTGGGCATCCAGGGCCACGTCCAGGACGAAGGCGAGCGTCCCCAGCGAGGTGAGCAGCGGCGCAGGCAGCGCGCTGAAATCATCGCGACGGGGAACGTAGACGTAGGTGTCCGGCTTGAGTTGGCTTTTATAGACGTAGGCGTGCATGTCCGCGGGACGATAACCCGGGAAGAGCCATGATTGTGTCGGAAAGCCGACACCGGGGAAAGCCGTCAGCCGACGATGGCGGCGTGATCGGCGGCGTTTCCCCGGCGGGATTCAGCAATGTGGCGACGGCGTTCAGCCAACGCCGCCGCCACACGGGCGCTTACTTGACCTTGGCGTAGGTGCCCTTCAGCGCGACACCGGCGAGGATCGCACCGGCATAGCATTCGTAGTTGGTGCTGCTCTTGAACTCGTTCTTCTTGTAGTAGCTGACGATGTCGACCACGGCGTTGGCACCGCGCGACTTGGCACCGTCCTGCAGCGCGCGCAGCGCCGACAGCGCGACCCAGCGGCAGGCCTCGGCGTCGCTCTTGTTGGCGGCGTTGGTCTTCTTGTTGGTCACGTCTTCGCCCAGGCGCTGCTGCACGCTGACCGGCTGGCCGGCCAGGTAGAAGCGGACGCTGCCGTCGATGCCGGCGTCCTTGGCAGCCTGCGAGCTGACCAGTTCCTGCAGGGACTGCTCCACGCGGGTATCGCGGGCAGAAGCGGTGGAGGCCAGGGCCAGCAGTGCGGTGGCCGTGGCGATCATCAGGGTGCGGCGCATCGGAACATCTCCTTGTCGAGGGTGCGGGTAGGTTGCGGGAACAGCGGCGGTGGGGCGGTGGATCACTCGCGCCAGCGGCGGAACACCAGCGAGGTGTTGATGCCACCGAAGGCGAAGTTGTTGCTCATCACGTACTCGGCCTGCAGTTCACGGCCCTGCCCGGTGATGAAGTCGAGCTGGCCGCAGCGTGGATCGACCTCGGCCAGGTTCAGGGTGGGCGCGAACCAGCCGGCGCGCATCATCTCGATGCTCATCCAGGCCTCGAACGCACCGCAGGCACCCAGCATGTGGCCGACGTAGCTCTTCAGCGAGCTGATCGGCATGCGGCTGCCGAACACCTGCGCGGTGGCCTGGGTCTCGGCGATGTCACCGTGGTCGGTGGCGGTGCCGTGGGCGTTGACGTAGTCGATCTGCGCCGCGTCCAGCCCGGCATCCTCAAGCGCCAGGCGCATGGCCTGGGCCATGGTGTCGGCACTGGGCTGGGTGACGTGCTGGCCATCGCTGTTGGTACCGTAGCCGACCACCTCGGCAAGGATGGTGGCGCCACGTGCCTGCGCGTGCTCCAGGTCTTCCAGGATCAGCGTACAGGCACCCTCGCCCAGCACCAGGCCATCGCGGCCGGCATCGAACGGGCGCGGCGTGGTCTGCGGCGCATCATTGCGCACGCTGGTGGCGAACAGGGTGTCGAACACTGCCGCGGCAGTGGCATCGAGCTGCTCGGCACCGCCAGCCACCATCACCGTCTGCTTGCCGCTGCGGATCGCTTCGTAGGCCGCGCCCACGCCCTGGCTGCCCGAGGTGCAGGCACTGGAGGTGGTGTAGACGCGCCCGGACAAACCAAAGAACACACCGATGTTGACCGGCGCGGTGTGGCTCATCATCTTCAGGTAGGTGGTGGCACTGATGCCGTCGGTGGTGAACTCGTTGAGCATGCGGCCGAATTCACCGGTGGCCTCGTGGCTGCCCGAGGACGAACCGTAGGCCACGCCGGTACGGCCACTGCGCAGCACCGGGTGCTCGTGCAGGCCAGCCTCGCGCAGTGCCACCTCGGTGGCGCGCACCGACATGATCGCGACCTTGCCCATCGAGCGGGTGGTCTTGCGGTTGTAGTTCGGCGGCAGCTCGAAGTCCTGCGCCGGCGCGGCCAGCTTGGTGTTCAGGCCAGCGTAGACATCCCATTCGGGCATCGTGCGCACGGCATTGCGGCAGCTGCGCAGGTGCGCTTCGATGGTCGGCCAGTCGTGGCCGAGCGGACTGATGGCGGCCGCACCGGTGACCACCACGCGACGATCGGCAGCCATCAGAGCATGCCTCCGTTCACCGAGATCACCTGGCGGGTGATGTAGCCAGCCGGTTCGGACAGCAGGAACGCCACCGTGGCCGCCACTTCGTCGGGACGACCGACGCGGCCGGCGGGAATCAGCTTGAGCGCGTGTTCGATCACTTCATCGTTGAGCATTTCGGTCTCGATCAGGCCCGGGGCCACGCAGTTGACGGTGATCTGGCGGCTGGCCAGTTCCAGCGCCAGCGCCTTGGTGGCACCGATGATGCCGGCCTTGGCGGCACTGTAATTGACCTGGCCGCGGTTGCCGGCCAGCCCGGACACCGACGACAGGGTGACGATGCGGCCCGGCTTGCGCCGCCGCACCATCGGCATGATCAGCGGATGCAGCACGTTGTAGAAGCCATCCAGGTTGGTGTGGATGACCTGGTCCCAATCCTCCGCCGACAGCGCCGGGAAGGCGCCATCACGGGCGATGCCGGCATTGCAGACCACGCCGTAGTACGCGCCGTGCGCTTCGACATCAGCCTCCAGCGCGGCGCGTGCGGCCTCGCGGTCGGCTACGTCGAACGCCAGCACGCGGGCCTGCTGGCCCATGGCCTGGATCTCGGCCACCACGGCCTGTGCCTCTTCCAGGCGGCTGCGGCAATGCACCACCACGTCGAAGCCATCGCGCGCGATGCGCAGCGCGATGGCCCGGCCGATGCCCCGGCTGGCGCCGGTCACCAGCACGCTTCGATTCCCTGTCATGCCTGTCCACTCTCCAGATAGGCCATCGCGTCGGCCGGTTCGAACACCGACACGTTGGCTGTCGCCCATTCGTCCTCGCCCGCCAGGATGCGGCAGGCGAACATCCCCAATCCATTGTCACCCAACAGCTCGCAGCGCGCCTGTACGCGCAGCCGCGAACCGCTGGGGAAGCTGCTGCGCGCGCTGCTGTAGCGGCGGCTGCCGAGCAGGAAGCCCAGCTGCGGCGGCTTGCCGGCCGCACGCGCGCGGCAGCCGGCCCAGGCCGCGATGGCCTGCGCCATGTATTCGATGCCGACCCACGCCGGCACTTCGCCGTTCTCCACGAACAGGCCGGATTCGGGCACCACCAGTTCAGCCTCGAGGGTGTCCTGGTCCCACTGCGTGATGCGCTCCAGCAGGCACATGTCCTGGCGGTGCGGCACCACGTCCTCGATCGCGTACAGCGTGTTCATCGACGCTCCAGCGCCAGCACGGCATTGCTGCCGCCGAAGGCGAACGAATTGCTCAGCACCCGCCGCGGCGCCTGCGCCAGGCAGGAGCCCGGCGCGACCAGCGGCAGCACCGGCAGTGCGGGGTCGGGCACGCCGTCCCACCAGTGCGGCGGCAGCTGCTGCTGTGGGTTCTCGGCCAGCAGGATCCAGCACAGCGCCGCCTCGATCGCGCCCGAGGCACCCAGCGTATGGCCGGTCAGCGGCTTGGTCGAACTGGCCGGCACGCCGTTGCCCAGCACCTGCGAGACCGCCAGGCTTTCCATCGCATCGTTGTGCCCGGTGGCGGTGCCATGCAGGTTCACGTAATCCACTTCGTCGGCGCCCCAGCCGGCGCGCAGCAGCGCCTGCTGCAGGGCGTCGATGGCCCCCATCCCCTGCGGATCGGGGGCGGACATGTGATGGGCATCGGCCGATTCGCCCCACCCGGCCAGGCACACCGGACCCGGCTCGCGGGTAAGCAGGAACAGCGCGGCGCCCTCGCCGATGTTGATGCCGGAGCGGTGCTGCGAGAACGGATTGCAGCGCAGTGCCGACACCGATTCCAACGCGCTGAAGCCGGCCACGGTGAAGCGGCACAGCGAATCGGCACCGCCGGCAATCACCGCATCGACGATGCCGGCGCGCAGCATGCGCGCGGCCGACATCAGCGCCTTGGCGCTGGACGAGCAGGCGGTGGACAGGGTCCATGCCGGCCCCTGTGCACCACTGCGCTGGCGCACGAACTGCGCGGCGGTGCCCATTTCCTGCTGGGCGTAATCGAAGCCCTGCGGCCACTGGCCCTGTTCGGCGTGGGTGCGCAGGGCCTGCTCGGATTCACCAATGCCCGAGGTGCTGGTGCCCAGCACCACCGCCACACGCTCGGCACCATGGCGGGCGATCGCGGCGGCCACCGCTGGTGCGATCTGCGCCAGTGCCACGTCCAGCAGGGCGTTGTTGCGCCCGCGCAGGGCCACCGGCAGGTCCTCCAGCGCCGGCAGCGGCGTGCGCACCTCTCCCAGCGCCAGGGTGCGCCCCGGCAGCAGGCTGTCGTTGTCGCTGAGCCCGCCCGGCACATCGGCGAACATCGCCGACGCGACCGCGGCGCGGCCATCGCCGAGCGCGCAGACCACGCCCAGGTCGTTCAGGTAGATCGGTGCACTCATCGGTCCTGCCCGGCCATGTCGATCGATTCGATGCGCAGCGCATAGCCTTCGGCGCGGTTGTCCAGCTGCACGCTGCCATCGTCCAGGCGCCGCAGCTGCAGCCACACCGTGCCGTCGCGCGACAGGCTGCGCTGCCGGCCGTCATCGCTGACCTGCCAACCGGCCGGCAACGCGGCGGCAATGGCCGCGGTCGGCCACAGCGCGAACTGCAGGTCATCCAGCACGCGCTCGGCACGTACCTGCGGCGGCAGCCACGGCGCGCGCTGCTGGGTCAGCTGCAGGCCATCCCACTGCAGGCGCACGCCGGTCTGGCCCATCGCCTGCACCGCCAGCTGCACCTGCTGCGCATCGGCTTCCAGCAGAGCATCCAGGTCGCGCTCATGCGTACCGAAACGGAAATGCAGCTGCTGCTGCAATGCCAGCGGCGCCGGCAGGCTGGCCGGCGACAGGCGCAGCGGCGGCAGTTCCACCAATGGCTTGGGCATGCGGCCGGCACAGGCGGCCAGCAGCAGGCACAGCAGCACGGCCGCGGTACGGGCGATCAGGCGCTGCACAGCTGCTCCAGCACGCGCATGCGGCGGCCGCTTTCGTCGGCCACATACGGGTTGTTGGTGTCCCAGGCGTAGCCGGCCAGGATGGAACTGATCATGTCGCGTACTTCGGGCTGCTGCTGCGGGTGGTAGATGATCTTCTGGAAGCCGCCCTCGTACCAGCTTTCAACGAAGCGGCGGAAGGTCTTCACGCCGGCACGCAGCGGGATCGAGAATTCAGCTTCCCAGTCGACGGTTTCGCCGGCATAGCGGCGCGCCAGGCATTCGCTGGCCAGCTGCGCGGACTTGAAGGCGATGGTGACGCCGGAGGAGAACACCGGGTCAAGGAACTCGCCGGCATTGCCCAGCAGGGCGTAGCCCGGGCCCCACAACGAGCTGACATTGGCCGAGTAACCGGTGATGCGACGCACCGGCAGCACCGCCCATTCGGCGTTGGCCAGCAGCCGGGTCAGGTTCGGGTCCTCGCCAACGATGGCCTGCAGCTTCTGCAGGTCGTCGCCTTCGTAACGTTCGAAGAACGACGGCTCGGCGACCACGCCCAGCGAGCAGCAGCCGTTGGAGAACGGGATCGTCCAGTACCAGACGTCGATGTGCTCGGGATGGGTGGTGATCAGGATCTTGTTGCGATCGAAGTCCGCTTCGGCCGGAATGTTGTCGCGCACGTGGCAGAAGATCGCGCCGCGCACCGGGAAGTTGGACGGCGATTCCAGCTGCAGCAGGCGTGGCAGCAGGCGCGCGAAGCCGGATGCATCGAGGATGAAATCGGCCTCGATGCGGTACTCGCTGCCGTCCGGACGACGCACGGTCACCGCCGGCTGCTCGCCCGGCTCGACCGCAAGCACTTCATCGCCGAAGCGCAGCGTGGTGCCCATGCGCTCCGCGCCGCGCGCCAGCACGTTGTCGAAGTCGGCGCGCTGCACCTGGTAGGTGGTGCCCCAACCCGGCGAGAACTTCTTCCTGAAGTCGAACGCGGTGCGCGCCTCGCCATGCACGAAGGCCGCGCCGTTCTTGTGCTGGAAGCCCGCTTCGACCACGTCCTGCAGCAGGCCTGCCGCTTCGATGTACTCCATGCTCTGCGGCAGCAGGCTTTCACCGATCGAGAAGCGCGGGAACTGCTGGCGCTCCAGCATCAGCACCTGGCGGCCCTGCTGGCGCAGCATCGCCGCGGCCACCGAGCCGGCCGGGCCTGCGCCGATGATCAGGATTTCAGTGCGTTCGACAGCATCCACAGCAGTACTCATCGGGGCGTCCTTGTTGCTCGATCAGGGGAAAGAAGAAAAGCGGAAGGCGGACTCAGGCCGGCGGCAGGTCATGCGGTGGCGGCCGGAACAGTGGCGAGATCAACCAGACCAGGCCGATGCCGAACAGCAGGGTCAGGCCGAACGCGCGCAGCGCCGGGGTCTGCGACAGGCCCAGCAGGCCGAACGACAGCCAGGTGCTGGCCGCGCCCACGCACACTGCCAGCCAGGCGCTGGCATCGCCACGGTGCTCGATCAGGAAGATGCCGTAGTCGATGCCCATGCCCAGCAGCAGCATCAGTGCCAGCACGTTGAACAGCTGCAGCGGCTGGCCGAACAGACCCAGCAGGCCCAGGGTCAAGGCACCGGCAATCAGGGTCGGCGCGAACACGCGCCAGGCCTGGCGGCGGTAGCGCAGCCACAGCGCGCCGAACACCAGCGCGATGCCGACCAGCAGCAGCCCACCCATCAGCTTGCGGTAGTGGCCCAGCAGCGTGGAGAAGTCGGCGGTGCGGTCCACCCAGCGCACGCCGGGCAGGCCTTCGGCCGCGCCCTGCAGGGTGGCCAGCGCATCGGCGCGCGACAGGTCATCGACCATCACCACGCTGATCATCTGCCCACCGACCTCACCCACCCACAGGTGACGGAACGGCTGCGAGGCCGGCGAGGCCAGGAAGGCTTCGGCGGTCAGCGGCGCGGCGGCGAAGGCCGGCCGCGGCAGCGGCTCGCCCACGGCTTCGGACACCGCCGCCAACACGCCCGGTTCCACCTTGGCGGTCAGCGCGGCATCGGCCTGCTGGCGCGCCGGCGATGGCAGCCAGTCACTGATCGCGCGGTAGCCACCGATGCGCTTGTCGCTGGTCAGTGCGCGCAGGCGTCCGGTCAGCGCTTCTTCGCGCTCCAGCAGCTGCGCCGCGTCGGCGCCCTGCACCAGGTAGAACTGTGCCGGGCTGGGCATGCCCAGCAACTGGCTCAAGCGGATCTGCTGCGCCATCAATGCCGGCGGCGACGACTGCAGGCTGCGCAGGTCGTCGTTGCTCTGCAGGCGCGCGATGCCTACGGCAGACAGTGCCAGCGTGATCACCACGAACATCGTCACCGCGCGGCGGCCATGCAGGCGCGGGAAACGCTCCAGCGTGTTGCCCAGCCACTGCGAGAAGCGGGTCTGGCGGATCTCGCCACCATCCAGCCACGGGAACCAGAAGATCACCGTGAGGAAGGCGGCAGCCAGGCCGACCACCGAGAACAGCGCCATCTGGCGCAGGCCCGGGAACGGGGCCAGGCCCAATGCCAGGTAGGCCAGCGCACTGGTCAGCAGGGCCAGCCACAGGCCAGGCAGCAGGTGTCGCAGCAGCTTCCAGCGACGATCGGCCGGCTCGGCCTGGCGCGAGGCAAACCAGTGGATGCCGTAATCCTCGGCCACGCCCACCAGCGATGCACCGAACACCAGGGTCAGCACATGCACCTTGCCGAACACCAGCACGGTCACCGCCAGCGCCACACCACAGCCGATCAGCAGCGAGGCGGCCACCAGCAGGATCGGCCGCAGCGAGCGGAATGCCAGCCACACCAGCAGCAGCACCGCCGCCAGCGACCCCCAACCGATGGTGTTGATCTCCTGGTTGGCCTGCACCGCGGCGGCCTCGGCATGCAGCGGCACGCCGGCGTGCAGGATTTCCAGCTCCGGCGCCGCTGCTTTTGCGGCCTGCCCGGCACGTTCCAGCAGGCCATCGAGATGGCGCTCGCCATCCAGCTGGAACGCCGAGCCGGGCGTATCGAACTGCAGCACGGCCCAGTGCCTGCCCTCGGCTTCAAGCAGGCCGTCATCGCCCAACCGCAGCCCCGACCCCTGCGCCTGCTGCTGCCACCATTGCGGCCACAGCGACAACGGGTCCTGCCGCCAGTCGGTCAGGCGCGGCGCGCCCATCGGGCCGTACAGCGCGGCCAACGCCTGTTCGGCCAGCGCGCCCGGCTCGCTGCCCTGCAGCTGCTCGCGCTGGGCCGGGGTCAGCAGGCGGTCACGGTACGGCGCGTAGAACGCGCGCGCCTCATCGAACCAGCCTTCGATCGAGCCGCTGGGTACCAGCAGGGCGTGATCGGCGTCCTTGGCCATGGCCGCGGCAAAAGCCGCCTGCGCACGCTTGGCGGCGGCGCCGTCCTTGCTGCCCAGCAGCACCACCACCTGCCGCGAACTGCCATCGGCGATGCGCCGGGTGACATCGCTCAACAGGCGGTCGTGTGCATCCTGCGGCAGCAGGGCGAGGATGTCGGTGTCGATCCGCGATTGCTGGCTCCACAGGCGCCACTGCTGCGCGCCCATCACCAGCAGCACCAGCAGCCAGGCGATGCCCAGCCAGTGCCACCAGCGCCGCAACCGGTCCGGTGCGTTCGATGCCGCGGCCTCACTCAAAGCGGCGGGCCTCGTCGGCATTGAGCGTGACCGGCGTCTCGCTCAACGCGCTGAACTGGATCTGCGTGCGGTCCTTGTTGGCCTCCACGATCTCGACCTGGCGCACGTAGCGGTCGCCCTGCAGGGTCAGCGATTCGAAAGCCTTGGCCAGCATCGCCGACTTCGGCGTCAGGCGCAGCCGCCAGCCTTGTCCTTCACGGCTGGCCGCCACGTTGAACTGGCTGGACAGCGCCTGCACGTCGCCACTCATCAGCGCGAACATGATCGCGTTCACCGAACGCATCGCCGGTTGCTGCCGTGCATCGAGTTCGACGCGGGTGCTGCCATCGCGCTGGCGGCTGAGGATGCGGTCGGCGGTGACCACCACCTCGGAGGGGAACGGCTTGAGCGTGGACCAGATCACGCCGTGCTGGCGCGCGACCACGAACCGGCCCTGAGAACGCAGCGGGTTCTTGAAGCCGCTGACCTGCTTTTCCTGGCTGAACTGGCCACGCAGCACATCCGGCCGGGCCACCGCCTGGGTGATCGCATCGATGGCCGGATCGGCGGCCTGCACCAGCGGTGCGGCCAGCAGCAGCGACGCGCATAGCAGTGCGCGCGCAAAACGGTTCGCTCGGTTCATGGCGCGGGCACTCCCAGGCGTTCCCACAGTACCGGCGGGCACTGGTACAGCATTTCCTTGCTGGCCGCGTCCACCGCGACCTGGATGGTCATCGCGCGGGTCAGCACCTGGCCACTCTGCGCATCGACGATTTCGTACTCGATCTTCAGCCGGTTCTCCCATTCCACGATGCGCGCGATCACGCGCAGGGCCTGGTTGAACAGCAGCGGGCGCACGTACTTCACCCGGGCATCGACCACCGGCCACAGATAGCCCGATTCGAGCATCTGCGGGTAGTCGTAGTCATAGCGCCCGAGCAGCGCGCAGCGCGCGATCTCGAAGTACTTGAAGTAGTTGCCATGCCAGACCACGTTCATCGGATCGCAGTCATGGAAGGCGGGGGTCAGCGCAATCTCGCCGGCCCGTTCGATTGCTTCATTCACCGGCATACAGCTCCCAACGTTGCGCGCGGATCTCCACCAGCAGCTCCCGCAGTTCGCGATCCAGCGCGCGGTCTTCTTCAACCAGGGCGATGCGCTGCCCCAGGTCGGCGTACATGTCGGCCAGACTGCCATGCAGCTGCGCGTTCAGGCCAACCCGTTCGCGCAGCGCCAGGCCCTGGCGGGCAGCGACCAGCATCGCGGCCACCACCTGTTCAGTCAGCTCGATCACGCGCAGGCAATCGCGCGCGGCAATGGTGCCCATGCTGACCTTGTCCTGGTTGTGGCATTCGGTGGAACGCGAGAACACGCTGGCCGGCATGGTCTGCTTCAGCGCTTCGGCGGTCCATGCCGAAACGCTGATCTGCAGCGCCTTCAGGCCATGGTTGATGGCCGCGCGCGGGCCGGTGGCCGCCGACAGGTTGGCCGGCAGGCCGTGGTTGTAGCGGGCATCGACCACCAGTGCCAGCTGCCGGTCGAGCAGATCGGCAACGTTGGCCACGGTGTTCTTCAGGGTGTCCATCGCCAGCGCAATGTGGCCCCCGTAGAAGTGGCCGCCATGCAGGATGCGCTCGCCGTCGGCATCGATCAGCGGGTTGTCGTTGGCGCTGTTCAGTTCGGTTTCGATCAGCTGGCGCAGGAACGGCAGGCTGTCCTCCAGCACGCCGATCACATGCGGCGCGCAGCGCAGCGAGTAGCGGTCCTGCAGACGCTGTTCATTGCGCGGCGGACGCTCGCTGTGCAGGTCGCTGCGCAGGCGCGCGGCGATGCGGCCCTGGCCCGGGTGCGGCTTGGCGGCGAACAGGGTTTCGTCGAAGTGATGCGCGTTGCCGTCGCTGGCCAGCACGTTGAACGCAGTCAGCCGCGTGGCCATGCGCGCCAGGTAATCGGCGCGCTGCCAGGCCAGGCAGGCCAGGCCGGTCATCACCGCGGTACCGTTCATGATCGCCAGGCCTTCCTTCGGCCGCAGCTTCAACGGGGTCATGCCGATCTTCGCCAACACATCCGCCGCCGGCTGCACGCGGCCGTCGTGCAGCACCTCGCGCTCGCCGCACAGCACCGCGGCCACGTAGGACAGCGGGGTCAGGTCACCGCTGGCACCCACCGAGCCCTCGGCCGGAATCATCGGCAGCACGTCGTGCTGCAGCAGTGTGGCCAGGCCTTCCAGCAGCGGCACACTGACACCGGACATGCCACGCACCAGCGACGCCAGGCGCGCAGCCAGCACCGCGCGGGTCTCGACCGGGTCCAGGTAACGGCCCAGGCCACAGCCGTGGTAGGTGTACAGGTGGTGCGGCAGCTCAGCCACCAGCGCCGGCGGGATGTTCACCGTGCACGAGTCACCGTAGCCGGTGGTCACGCCATAGATCACGCCATCCTCGCGCAGCAGGCGGTCGAGGAAGTCGGCACCGCGCTGGATATGCGCGCGGAACGCCGGCGCGTCGCTCAGGGCGGCGTCGCACTGGCGCTGGGCCAGGGCAACCACGTCTTCAATGGTCAACGGTGCATCGCCAAAGCGGCACACGGGTACGGCGTCAGTCGTCATGCGGAGCCTGATCCCAGAAGGGGAAGAAATTGAACCAGTCCAACGGGGACTGGATGACCTGGAGTTCCAGCCAGCGTGCGAAGCGCTGCGCCTGTTCGGCCAGTGCGGCGTCGCGCGAGCCACGCGGCAGCACGATGCGTTCGGCGAACTGTTCGAATGCCACGCGATAGCCCTCGCCCTGGTGCAGGCAGGCCATGGTGTAGACCGGGCAACCCAGCGCGGCGGCGAGCACATAGGCGCCGATCGGGAACGGCGCGCGGTGGCCAAGGAAATCGGCGGTGACGCTGCGGCCGCCCTGCACCGGCGTGCGGTCGCCGACGATGGCGACGAAGCCACCCGCCGCCACGCGCTCGGCCAGCATCACCGCCGTGGCCGGGCCCATTTCGGTTACCTGCACCAGTTCCACCGCTGCCAGTGGGTCCAGCCGCTGCAGCAGGCGGTTGAAGCGCTGCGCATGCGCGGTGTGCACCAGCACAGTGATGCGGAACCCAGGCACCTGTTCGGCCAGCACCTGGCACAGTTCCAGGCAGCCGATGTGCGCAGTCAGGATCAGCCCGCCTTCGCGGCGCGCGATCTTTTCCAGCACCAGGTCGCGATGCAGGTGGATGCGTTCGGCCGGATAGCGTCCACCCAGGCCGAGGATCTTGTCCAGCATCGTGTCGGCAAACGCGAAGAAGTGGCGCAGGCTGTCACCCCGGGTCGGCGCGCGACCCAGCGCACCGCTGTGCGCCTGCAGGCGCTGCAGGTACTGCATCGAGGCCTGGCGGCCAACGCGGTTGCCCAGCCAGTGGCAGGCCACCACCGGCCACACGCACAGGCGGAACGGCCAGCGCCCGAACCAGCGGTGCACCCAGCACAGGAACAGCACGCCGGCCACCGACGTCGATTCGCCGATGTCGGCCCAGTGCGGGGCACCCTGCGCGGCCGCCATCTCAGCGCTGCCCCCGCAGGCGGCGCCACAGCAGGCGCGGTGCGCGCCAGAGCATGCCGAAGAACAGGCGGGTGTGCATGCGGCTGATGCGCACGTTGTCGCGCCACACATCGAAGTGGGACACACCGTCGGCCGGATAGGTCACGCGGGTGGCCAGGTGCTCGACCGGCACCTGCCGCCAGTACAGGCGCACCATCACTTCGGTATCGAAATCCATGCGCCGGCCGATGGTTTCCTCGCCGACCAGGCGCAGCACCGGCGGCAGTGGATACACGCGGAAGCCGCACATGGTGTCGCGCAGGTGCAGCGACAGCGTGTTGATCCAGACCCAGATGTGGGTGGCGTAGCGGCCGTACAGGCGCGCCTTTGGCACGCTCGCGTCGTAGGCCGGAATGCCACAGATCACTGCATCGGGATGCGAGCGCGCAGCCTCGATGAAGCGTGGCAGATCACTGGTATCGTGCTGGCCGTCGGCATCGATCTGCAGCACGTGGCTGTAGCCACGCGCGCCCGCCTCGGCGAAACCGGCCAGCATCGCCCCGCCCTTGCCCTGGTTGATGTCCAGGCGCAGCAGGTCGACGCCCTGGCGCTGTGCCAGCGAACGCAGTGATGCCGCGCACGCCTCATGCGAGCCATCGTCGACCAGCAGGCACGGCAGGCCGGCGGCCTGCACGCCGTCGACCACCGCCGCGATGGCGTGCTCGTGGTCGTAGACGGGTATCACCACCAGTGGCGCGAACGCGGCACCGGCAACGGCCGGGTCAGTCCGCATCAGCGAAAACCACCTTGCCGCTGGCATGCACACCATGGCTGGAGGTGTAGCGGAAGGCCAGCACGTTGCGTGCGGCATCCCAGTCCAGCCGCAGGGTCAGCTCATCGCCCGGGCGGGCCACGTGCTGGAACTTCACCGCATCCATGCGCAGGAAACCGCTCGGCATCGTGAACGCCTGGCGGCCGAAACGCACCGCCCAGTCCAGCTGGGCCACGCCGGGCAGGATCGCCGCCTGCGGGAAGTGGCCCTGGAACGGTCGCAATGCGGGATCGAGGGTCATGCGCAATGTGGCGCTGGCCGCATCACGCTGCTCCCAGACTGGCACCGGCATCAGCGGCTGGAACAGCGCCGCCAGTGCTGCCTGGGTGACCTTGCCCTGTGCGTTGATCGGCAGCGCCTGCACCAGTCGCCAGCGGCGCGGCCGGGTGACGGCATCATGGCCCTGTGCCAGGCGTGCCCCCAGACGCTGCGGGAGCGCGCGACGCGCGGCATCGCCACCGGCCAGCAATGCCGGGTCAGCCGGCACCACCACGGCAGCCAGCTGCTCGCGCTGCCCGGGCAGCACCAGCACGCGCACGTCATCCACTTCGGCGTCTTCGCGCAGCGCACGTTCCAGCGCATCCAGCGAAACGCGGCGTTCTTCAATCTTGACGATGCGGTCGGCACGGCCCAGCAGGCGGAAGCGGCCATCGGCCAACGCTTCAACGCGGTCCTGGGTACGCCACCAATCCGGGGTTTCCAGATGTGCGGAGGCCACCGCCAGGCAGCCCTCCTCGATGCGCCACTGCACGCCGGGCAGCGGCTGCCACGGCGGCAGGTCGGTGTCCCAGCGGCGCCAGGCGAT includes the following:
- a CDS encoding MMPL family transporter, with the translated sequence MPTRPAALSEAAASNAPDRLRRWWHWLGIAWLLVLLVMGAQQWRLWSQQSRIDTDILALLPQDAHDRLLSDVTRRIADGSSRQVVVLLGSKDGAAAKRAQAAFAAAMAKDADHALLVPSGSIEGWFDEARAFYAPYRDRLLTPAQREQLQGSEPGALAEQALAALYGPMGAPRLTDWRQDPLSLWPQWWQQQAQGSGLRLGDDGLLEAEGRHWAVLQFDTPGSAFQLDGERHLDGLLERAGQAAKAAAPELEILHAGVPLHAEAAAVQANQEINTIGWGSLAAVLLLVWLAFRSLRPILLVAASLLIGCGVALAVTVLVFGKVHVLTLVFGASLVGVAEDYGIHWFASRQAEPADRRWKLLRHLLPGLWLALLTSALAYLALGLAPFPGLRQMALFSVVGLAAAFLTVIFWFPWLDGGEIRQTRFSQWLGNTLERFPRLHGRRAVTMFVVITLALSAVGIARLQSNDDLRSLQSSPPALMAQQIRLSQLLGMPSPAQFYLVQGADAAQLLEREEALTGRLRALTSDKRIGGYRAISDWLPSPARQQADAALTAKVEPGVLAAVSEAVGEPLPRPAFAAAPLTAEAFLASPASQPFRHLWVGEVGGQMISVVMVDDLSRADALATLQGAAEGLPGVRWVDRTADFSTLLGHYRKLMGGLLLVGIALVFGALWLRYRRQAWRVFAPTLIAGALTLGLLGLFGQPLQLFNVLALMLLLGMGIDYGIFLIEHRGDASAWLAVCVGAASTWLSFGLLGLSQTPALRAFGLTLLFGIGLVWLISPLFRPPPHDLPPA
- a CDS encoding outer membrane lipoprotein carrier protein LolA, with protein sequence MNRANRFARALLCASLLLAAPLVQAADPAIDAITQAVARPDVLRGQFSQEKQVSGFKNPLRSQGRFVVARQHGVIWSTLKPFPSEVVVTADRILSRQRDGSTRVELDARQQPAMRSVNAIMFALMSGDVQALSSQFNVAASREGQGWRLRLTPKSAMLAKAFESLTLQGDRYVRQVEIVEANKDRTQIQFSALSETPVTLNADEARRFE
- a CDS encoding acyl-CoA thioesterase produces the protein MPVNEAIERAGEIALTPAFHDCDPMNVVWHGNYFKYFEIARCALLGRYDYDYPQMLESGYLWPVVDARVKYVRPLLFNQALRVIARIVEWENRLKIEYEIVDAQSGQVLTRAMTIQVAVDAASKEMLYQCPPVLWERLGVPAP
- a CDS encoding aromatic amino acid ammonia-lyase, encoding MTTDAVPVCRFGDAPLTIEDVVALAQRQCDAALSDAPAFRAHIQRGADFLDRLLREDGVIYGVTTGYGDSCTVNIPPALVAELPHHLYTYHGCGLGRYLDPVETRAVLAARLASLVRGMSGVSVPLLEGLATLLQHDVLPMIPAEGSVGASGDLTPLSYVAAVLCGEREVLHDGRVQPAADVLAKIGMTPLKLRPKEGLAIMNGTAVMTGLACLAWQRADYLARMATRLTAFNVLASDGNAHHFDETLFAAKPHPGQGRIAARLRSDLHSERPPRNEQRLQDRYSLRCAPHVIGVLEDSLPFLRQLIETELNSANDNPLIDADGERILHGGHFYGGHIALAMDTLKNTVANVADLLDRQLALVVDARYNHGLPANLSAATGPRAAINHGLKALQISVSAWTAEALKQTMPASVFSRSTECHNQDKVSMGTIAARDCLRVIELTEQVVAAMLVAARQGLALRERVGLNAQLHGSLADMYADLGQRIALVEEDRALDRELRELLVEIRAQRWELYAGE
- a CDS encoding acyltransferase, with amino-acid sequence MAAAQGAPHWADIGESTSVAGVLFLCWVHRWFGRWPFRLCVWPVVACHWLGNRVGRQASMQYLQRLQAHSGALGRAPTRGDSLRHFFAFADTMLDKILGLGGRYPAERIHLHRDLVLEKIARREGGLILTAHIGCLELCQVLAEQVPGFRITVLVHTAHAQRFNRLLQRLDPLAAVELVQVTEMGPATAVMLAERVAAGGFVAIVGDRTPVQGGRSVTADFLGHRAPFPIGAYVLAAALGCPVYTMACLHQGEGYRVAFEQFAERIVLPRGSRDAALAEQAQRFARWLELQVIQSPLDWFNFFPFWDQAPHDD